From the Luteolibacter arcticus genome, one window contains:
- a CDS encoding cytochrome-c peroxidase, with the protein MKKLLLFAVTALPAAAQVPLQVAAESAAVEARHEGNQFVLEVQDPGNHAWRVQTSDHLGGWTNGATHRVFNGFLRIPMPIEGSQRFFRLNSDEAEAVTSDADSALLLPATLANYANPALPPHLLTQLIRGQDNTPAANPTTNAGATLGRALFYDKRLSANQTVSCSSCHQAAHGYSDPRQFSVGFEGGLTGRNSMGLTNAKYYLRENFFWDERAATLEDQVLQPIQNSVEMGMTLDLLVTRLSAEPFYAELFTDAFGTATVTSNRISRALAQFVRSIASGQSKYDQGVPLNFTNFTAQEQQGRQIFNGQGNCVACHGSDNFVPGNAINNNGLENPYIDKGVGALTGLPQDEGLFKVPSLRNIELTAPYMHDGRFATLEQVVDFYSTGVVNHPNLSPPLRNPPGAPGAGQPRRLNLTNAQKAALVAFLKTLTDTSVTTDEKFQDPFRYEVE; encoded by the coding sequence GTGAAGAAGCTCCTCCTTTTCGCAGTCACCGCCCTCCCTGCCGCCGCCCAGGTGCCCTTGCAAGTCGCCGCCGAGTCGGCCGCGGTGGAAGCACGCCACGAGGGCAACCAATTCGTCCTCGAAGTCCAGGATCCCGGCAACCACGCCTGGCGCGTCCAGACCTCCGATCACCTTGGCGGCTGGACCAATGGAGCCACCCACCGGGTCTTCAATGGCTTCCTGCGCATCCCCATGCCGATTGAAGGATCGCAGCGCTTTTTCCGCCTGAACTCCGACGAAGCCGAGGCAGTGACGTCCGACGCGGATTCCGCCCTGCTACTGCCCGCGACGTTAGCCAACTACGCCAATCCGGCGCTGCCGCCGCACCTGCTCACCCAGCTCATCCGCGGCCAGGACAACACCCCGGCCGCCAACCCGACCACCAATGCCGGAGCGACGCTCGGCCGGGCGCTCTTCTACGACAAGCGGCTGTCGGCAAACCAGACCGTCTCCTGCTCCTCGTGCCACCAGGCCGCACACGGCTACTCGGACCCACGGCAATTCAGCGTCGGCTTCGAGGGGGGATTGACCGGCCGCAACTCGATGGGACTGACCAACGCGAAGTACTACCTGCGGGAGAACTTCTTCTGGGATGAGCGCGCCGCCACCTTGGAAGACCAGGTCCTCCAGCCGATCCAGAACAGCGTGGAGATGGGCATGACGCTCGACCTGTTAGTCACCCGGCTTTCCGCCGAGCCCTTCTACGCCGAGCTGTTCACGGACGCCTTCGGCACTGCCACGGTGACCAGCAACCGGATCTCAAGGGCACTCGCACAATTCGTAAGATCGATCGCTTCGGGCCAGTCGAAGTATGACCAGGGAGTACCTCTCAACTTCACGAACTTCACCGCACAGGAGCAGCAAGGCCGGCAAATCTTCAATGGCCAGGGCAACTGCGTCGCATGCCACGGCAGCGACAACTTCGTACCCGGCAATGCCATCAACAACAACGGCCTGGAGAACCCCTACATCGACAAGGGAGTCGGAGCGCTCACCGGCCTGCCGCAGGATGAAGGACTCTTCAAGGTGCCATCCCTGCGCAATATCGAGCTGACCGCGCCCTACATGCATGACGGCCGTTTCGCCACGCTCGAGCAAGTCGTCGACTTCTACAGCACCGGCGTGGTGAACCACCCGAACCTCTCCCCACCGCTCCGCAATCCCCCCGGTGCCCCCGGCGCGGGCCAGCCCCGCCGGCTGAACCTGACCAATGCCCAAAAGGCAGCACTGGTTGCGTTCCTGAAAACCCTCACCGACACCTCGGTAACGACGGACGAGAAGTTCCAGGATCCTTTCCGCTACGAAGTGGAGTGA
- a CDS encoding tetratricopeptide repeat protein, which yields MTRSRFRFPNRAGLLACALGMAGLSATSQELPGPLTPSKDAPANFDPSDVYFQGWLLSRDAEKLQAEKKHAEALEKLMRARELFGSVSSYYPLWKPDMVKGRKAKTQEIIDLVGPLALEENKRKNDKIAELEGGAKTGFIEGAAPMPLNNGIPAAPVQPAREVETLETRRIAELENRVKELQSDLAAANKPQNQSQNPNPNPSSADREASRSRDMAKQRDLAQAELKRAHDELAKLRARFAEQPMQEEMRNLANRLQDTERQRAALGQALSQSQQETRQAREQAEALNVERGRLAQKASDLERNLDQERKVQNDVIAGQQKQLRAMQDELRGKNDELDRANQRILGLESDLASLKKDHEVLRDERDNLLRERDHMKALLASEDGDRIQKVIDQNMDLARQLREANETVTRLNKDHNATQDELIEAMRDLALAKDNINAFKREKTAQDQRIADLERRLRSETAALAAKDADPAEAEMLRAIIQKQIRIQERRRQSAELLVDAVGAKAEKDDKIKEAFELFKGTEMVLSPQEAELVKDRSVDDEFTYPGARSQPEVDASIAELEGGNRPFIDASTRAFVAGRYQSSRELFEMVLDQNPGDTGTMCKLGVVHLHLKEPQDAAKVFRNATVIDSNNPYAHRMLGLSLMRTGDYGEAQEALKRSVTLAPTHAEGRVVLGKLCFDLGQEEEAEKEFKAAINFDDAMSDSYFNLAYLYAKQGKKKQGREYYQMAMERGAQPDPELDKRLANKP from the coding sequence ATGACTCGGAGCCGCTTCCGTTTTCCCAACCGCGCCGGACTGTTGGCCTGTGCCTTGGGCATGGCCGGACTCTCCGCCACGTCCCAGGAACTGCCCGGTCCGCTGACCCCGAGCAAGGACGCCCCGGCGAATTTCGATCCGTCCGACGTCTACTTCCAAGGCTGGTTGCTGTCCCGCGATGCCGAGAAGCTGCAGGCCGAGAAGAAACACGCGGAGGCCCTCGAAAAATTGATGCGGGCCCGCGAGCTCTTTGGAAGCGTTTCCTCCTACTACCCCCTCTGGAAGCCGGACATGGTGAAGGGTCGCAAGGCCAAGACCCAGGAGATCATCGACCTGGTCGGGCCGCTGGCGCTGGAAGAAAACAAGCGCAAGAACGACAAGATCGCCGAGCTGGAAGGGGGTGCCAAAACCGGCTTCATCGAAGGTGCCGCGCCGATGCCGCTCAACAACGGCATCCCGGCAGCCCCCGTGCAGCCCGCTCGCGAAGTCGAGACCTTGGAGACCCGCCGGATCGCCGAGCTGGAGAACCGGGTGAAGGAGCTGCAGTCGGACTTGGCCGCCGCGAACAAGCCTCAGAACCAAAGTCAGAACCCGAACCCGAATCCAAGCTCCGCCGACCGTGAGGCGTCTCGTTCCCGCGACATGGCGAAGCAGCGCGACTTGGCCCAAGCGGAACTCAAGCGCGCCCACGATGAGCTCGCGAAGCTGCGCGCCCGCTTCGCCGAGCAGCCGATGCAGGAGGAGATGCGCAACCTTGCCAATCGCCTGCAAGACACCGAGCGCCAGAGGGCCGCTCTCGGCCAGGCCCTTTCCCAAAGCCAGCAGGAGACCCGCCAGGCCCGCGAGCAGGCCGAAGCCCTCAATGTCGAACGCGGCCGACTCGCCCAGAAGGCCTCCGACCTTGAGCGCAATCTGGACCAGGAACGCAAGGTCCAGAACGACGTCATCGCCGGCCAGCAGAAGCAGCTCCGCGCCATGCAGGATGAACTGCGCGGCAAGAACGACGAACTCGATCGCGCCAACCAGCGGATCCTCGGCCTCGAGAGCGACCTCGCGTCCTTGAAGAAGGACCATGAGGTGCTGCGCGACGAGCGCGACAACCTGCTGCGCGAACGCGACCACATGAAGGCCCTGCTCGCCAGCGAGGACGGCGACCGGATTCAGAAGGTCATCGACCAGAATATGGATCTCGCCCGCCAGTTGCGGGAGGCCAATGAAACGGTGACCCGCCTGAACAAGGATCACAACGCCACCCAGGACGAGTTGATCGAGGCCATGCGCGACCTCGCCTTGGCCAAGGACAACATCAATGCCTTCAAGCGCGAGAAGACGGCACAGGACCAGCGCATCGCCGATCTGGAACGCCGCCTCCGCTCCGAAACGGCCGCCCTTGCCGCGAAGGACGCCGATCCCGCCGAGGCGGAGATGCTGCGTGCCATCATCCAGAAGCAGATCCGCATCCAGGAGCGCCGCCGCCAATCGGCCGAGCTGTTGGTCGATGCCGTCGGTGCCAAGGCCGAGAAGGACGACAAGATCAAGGAAGCGTTCGAACTCTTCAAAGGCACCGAGATGGTGCTCAGCCCGCAAGAGGCGGAGCTAGTCAAGGACCGCAGCGTTGATGACGAGTTCACCTACCCGGGGGCGCGCTCACAGCCCGAGGTGGATGCCAGCATCGCCGAACTTGAAGGCGGCAATCGCCCCTTCATCGACGCCTCGACCCGCGCCTTCGTGGCCGGTCGTTACCAATCGAGCCGCGAGCTGTTCGAGATGGTGCTCGACCAGAATCCCGGCGACACCGGCACCATGTGCAAGCTGGGCGTGGTCCACCTGCACCTGAAAGAGCCGCAGGACGCCGCCAAGGTCTTCCGCAACGCCACCGTCATCGACAGCAACAATCCGTATGCACACCGCATGCTCGGCCTCTCGCTGATGCGGACCGGTGACTACGGCGAGGCTCAGGAAGCTCTCAAGCGCAGCGTGACCCTCGCCCCGACCCACGCCGAAGGTCGCGTGGTCCTCGGCAAGCTGTGCTTCGACCTCGGTCAGGAAGAAGAGGCCGAGAAGGAATTCAAGGCGGCGATCAACTTCGACGACGCGATGTCGGATTCCTACTTCAATCTCGCCTACCTCTACGCGAAGCAGGGCAAGAAGAAGCAGGGACGCGAGTACTACCAGATGGCCATGGAGCGCGGTGCCCAGCCGGATCCCGAGCTCGACAAGCGCTTGGCCAACAAGCCGTAA
- the pdeM gene encoding ligase-associated DNA damage response endonuclease PdeM: protein MTLDHFNQTLQLLPGKALLLQDRTLVVADLHLGKATAFQAKGLAVPEGDSNADLNRLGTLCEQVQATRIVINGDLFHSPAGLSIEIERLLETWLFTVGLPVELVLGNHDRKIARLPHWLTAVDSVEHAGVHLVHDPADAPDDRPVVAAHWHPVAKIADGKRTSLRLPCFLQRRNVLVLPSFGTFTGGAIVDREQDDRFFVAPGDRVIEVPEKLLRG, encoded by the coding sequence GTGACCCTGGACCACTTCAATCAAACGCTCCAACTCCTCCCCGGCAAGGCCCTCCTACTCCAGGATCGAACCCTGGTGGTAGCCGACCTCCACCTCGGCAAAGCGACCGCGTTTCAAGCAAAAGGACTCGCCGTTCCAGAGGGCGACAGCAATGCAGATCTGAATCGATTGGGAACACTTTGTGAACAAGTCCAGGCCACGCGTATCGTGATCAATGGCGACCTTTTCCATTCTCCCGCCGGGCTTTCAATCGAGATCGAACGTTTGCTGGAAACGTGGTTATTCACAGTCGGCCTGCCCGTGGAGCTGGTGCTGGGCAATCACGATCGCAAGATCGCCCGCCTCCCCCACTGGCTGACCGCCGTCGACTCGGTGGAGCACGCCGGGGTCCATCTCGTTCACGATCCGGCCGACGCCCCGGACGACCGGCCGGTAGTCGCCGCCCACTGGCACCCGGTCGCCAAGATTGCCGATGGCAAGCGCACCTCGCTCCGCCTGCCCTGCTTCCTGCAGCGCCGGAACGTCCTCGTCCTCCCCTCCTTTGGCACCTTCACCGGCGGAGCCATCGTGGACCGCGAACAGGACGACCGGTTCTTCGTCGCCCCCGGCGACCGCGTGATCGAGGTGCCGGAGAAATTGCTCCGCGGGTAA